From Sphingobium sp. RAC03, a single genomic window includes:
- the ligD gene encoding DNA ligase D: protein MTRTQTKSADESLATYRAKRDFGRTAEPSGAKLPSTGNGFVVQKHAATRLHYDFRLELDGVLVSWAITRGPSVNPDDKRLAVRTEDHPLDYARFEGTIPKGEYGGGTVMLWDNGTWGSIPGKDPRKTLPEGHLHFILHGRRMQGEWILFRLKPRGKEKGENWILRKVHDAFAGGSDDLVGIHLTSVDTGRTMDEIAAGKAVRRRKGAKPAAAPSLSAGKRRKAASALPPFQPVQLAALVDHVPSGDRWIHELKYDGYRTLLAMGGGEGRAYTRSGLDWSDRFAGLIGDTLTLDAASALIDGEAVVILPDGRTSFQALQAAFKGDPGKIDYVAFDLLELDGEDLTQRPLLERKQMLAALIGEGRGHLRYSDHIVGRGEELLKSFCSAGLEGVISKRVDARYSGSRSGSWVKTKCIRRQEFVIVGWTPSEKQRGFRSLLLGVNEKGKLRFAGKVGTGFTGDEIDRLMDLMAPLEEKTATVEAPRAAVRGAHWIKPKLVAEVAYIEFTDEGVLRHSSYLGLRGDKKPEAVVLEIEAPVATTADPAATSGVKISNRDRMIFPEGKLTKGELADYYEAVAQIMLPWAGSRPISLVRCPQGRDKKCFFQKHDAGSFGDDVKQVGILEKDGHQEPYLFVDTPAGLLTCVQMGTIEFHGWGARIEDVEKADRLVFDLDPDEGLDFKDVVSAAFHLQDVLGQMGLVTFPMVTGGKGVHVIAPLTPTAEWPQVKDFAHRFAMALAQADPERFTAALAKAKRTGKIFIDYLRNQRGATAVMPYSARSRPFAPIAVPLTWEELRDLDGPNHWHIGDAAEMLKRVASKDLAHWGRADQILPDL, encoded by the coding sequence ATGACCAGGACACAGACCAAGTCGGCAGACGAGAGCCTTGCCACTTATCGGGCCAAGCGAGACTTTGGGCGGACCGCCGAGCCTTCGGGTGCGAAGCTTCCCAGCACCGGCAACGGCTTCGTCGTCCAAAAACATGCGGCGACACGTCTTCATTATGATTTCCGCCTTGAGTTAGATGGCGTGCTCGTCAGCTGGGCCATCACACGCGGTCCAAGCGTCAATCCGGACGACAAGCGCCTCGCCGTGCGGACCGAGGACCACCCGCTCGATTACGCACGGTTCGAAGGCACGATCCCCAAAGGCGAATATGGCGGCGGGACGGTCATGCTCTGGGACAACGGCACTTGGGGATCGATCCCCGGCAAGGATCCCCGGAAGACGCTGCCCGAAGGTCACTTGCATTTCATCCTGCACGGCCGCCGCATGCAGGGCGAATGGATCCTGTTCCGCCTGAAGCCTCGGGGAAAGGAGAAGGGGGAAAATTGGATCCTGCGCAAGGTGCATGATGCTTTCGCCGGCGGCTCGGACGATCTGGTCGGCATCCATTTGACCAGCGTCGATACCGGGCGCACCATGGACGAGATCGCCGCCGGCAAAGCCGTCCGCAGGCGGAAGGGTGCAAAGCCTGCCGCCGCGCCGTCCCTGTCGGCTGGGAAGCGTAGAAAGGCGGCCAGTGCGTTGCCACCATTTCAACCGGTGCAGCTCGCGGCGCTAGTCGATCATGTGCCGTCCGGCGACCGGTGGATCCATGAACTCAAATATGATGGCTATCGGACCCTGCTGGCGATGGGCGGCGGGGAGGGGAGGGCCTATACGCGTTCGGGCCTCGACTGGTCGGATCGTTTCGCTGGGCTGATAGGTGACACCCTCACCCTAGACGCGGCAAGCGCGCTGATTGATGGCGAAGCTGTCGTGATCCTTCCCGACGGGCGCACCAGCTTTCAGGCCCTGCAGGCAGCGTTCAAAGGCGATCCCGGTAAAATCGACTATGTCGCCTTCGACCTGCTCGAACTCGACGGGGAGGATCTGACGCAGCGACCCCTGCTTGAACGCAAGCAGATGCTCGCGGCGTTGATCGGTGAGGGCAGGGGCCATCTCCGCTACTCCGATCATATCGTCGGACGCGGCGAGGAGCTGTTGAAAAGCTTCTGTAGCGCGGGGCTCGAGGGCGTCATCTCCAAGCGGGTCGATGCACGCTATTCCGGCTCACGGTCCGGCTCCTGGGTGAAGACCAAATGCATCCGGCGACAAGAGTTCGTGATCGTGGGATGGACGCCCTCGGAGAAGCAGCGCGGCTTCCGTTCGCTGCTGCTGGGCGTCAACGAGAAGGGCAAGCTGCGCTTTGCTGGCAAGGTCGGTACCGGCTTTACCGGCGACGAGATCGATCGTCTGATGGATTTGATGGCGCCGCTCGAAGAAAAGACCGCGACGGTCGAAGCGCCGCGCGCCGCCGTACGTGGGGCTCATTGGATCAAGCCGAAGCTGGTCGCCGAGGTCGCCTATATCGAGTTCACGGACGAAGGTGTGTTGCGACACTCGAGTTATCTGGGTTTGCGCGGGGACAAGAAGCCCGAGGCCGTGGTGTTGGAGATTGAAGCCCCGGTGGCGACAACCGCAGATCCTGCCGCAACCAGCGGCGTCAAGATCAGCAACCGGGATCGCATGATCTTCCCCGAGGGCAAGCTTACCAAAGGCGAACTGGCCGACTATTATGAGGCGGTTGCGCAGATCATGCTGCCCTGGGCAGGAAGCCGACCGATCAGCCTGGTCCGCTGCCCCCAGGGTCGCGACAAGAAATGCTTCTTCCAGAAGCATGACGCCGGCAGCTTCGGCGATGACGTCAAGCAGGTCGGAATATTGGAGAAGGACGGGCATCAGGAACCCTATCTGTTCGTCGATACACCTGCCGGGCTTCTCACCTGCGTCCAGATGGGCACCATCGAGTTTCATGGATGGGGCGCACGCATCGAGGATGTCGAGAAAGCCGACCGGCTGGTGTTCGACCTCGATCCGGACGAGGGCCTGGATTTCAAGGATGTCGTCTCTGCCGCCTTCCATCTCCAGGATGTGTTAGGGCAGATGGGGCTTGTCACCTTTCCGATGGTCACGGGGGGCAAGGGCGTGCATGTGATCGCGCCGCTGACGCCGACGGCGGAATGGCCGCAGGTCAAGGACTTCGCGCATCGCTTTGCCATGGCGCTCGCGCAGGCCGATCCCGAAAGATTCACCGCTGCCCTCGCAAAGGCCAAGCGCACGGGCAAGATCTTCATCGACTATCTGCGCAATCAGCGCGGCGCGACGGCCGTCATGCCCTACAGCGCGCGTTCCCGGCCTTTTGCGCCAATCGCAGTGCCGCTGACGTGGGAAGAATTGCGCGATCTCGACGGCCCCAACCATTGGCATATCGGCGATGCGGCCGAGATGCTGAAGCGCGTCGCGTCGAAGGATCTGGCGCATTGGGGTCGGGCCGACCAGATCCTGCCGGACCTGTGA
- a CDS encoding GNAT family N-acetyltransferase encodes MPEETIDQKLREMAEHRGFKLVKSRKRKPGTGDFGKFGLTQADGKPLLGMGEHGLTASADDIEAYLRKGSVSTWKASAENAPAGTVPAEKPKRDVRTNDDTEGPSVIRPRSRHGDARNAGVRQAAPESRKAQPADEPKPSAKRVSPTSTGRKFAPPEARPHARVTAQPAPAPVPAPQLHVRAAKPADAAALAKLLAQLAHVEIDEPGIVRSLEAARKSNGGMVVAEWGTLVGCCAWALIPTIQYGLIGRITLIMIDEDHRRRGIGTNLIEAASAVIGKAGCTRMEAISDIEIRNAHGFFRALKFEQTSYRFAKPLDRDS; translated from the coding sequence ATGCCCGAGGAGACTATCGATCAGAAACTGCGTGAGATGGCGGAACACCGCGGCTTCAAGCTTGTCAAATCCCGGAAGCGCAAACCCGGCACAGGAGACTTCGGCAAGTTCGGGCTGACGCAGGCGGACGGCAAGCCGTTGCTCGGAATGGGCGAGCACGGCCTGACGGCCTCGGCCGACGATATCGAAGCCTATCTGCGCAAGGGGTCTGTGAGCACCTGGAAAGCTTCGGCCGAAAACGCGCCGGCCGGCACCGTGCCTGCGGAGAAGCCAAAAAGGGATGTCAGGACAAATGACGATACTGAAGGTCCGTCGGTCATACGGCCCCGCAGCCGGCACGGCGACGCTCGAAACGCCGGCGTCAGGCAGGCGGCACCCGAAAGTCGAAAGGCCCAACCAGCAGACGAACCTAAGCCCAGCGCCAAGCGGGTCAGCCCAACGTCCACCGGTCGCAAGTTCGCGCCGCCAGAAGCTAGGCCCCACGCGCGCGTAACTGCCCAGCCTGCGCCCGCGCCTGTACCAGCTCCGCAGTTGCACGTTCGCGCCGCGAAGCCTGCCGATGCTGCAGCATTGGCAAAGCTTCTTGCGCAACTGGCTCATGTTGAGATCGACGAACCTGGCATAGTGCGCAGTCTCGAGGCGGCGCGCAAGTCCAACGGCGGCATGGTGGTTGCCGAATGGGGCACGCTGGTCGGCTGCTGCGCTTGGGCTCTGATCCCCACGATCCAATATGGGCTGATCGGACGGATCACCCTTATCATGATCGACGAAGATCACCGCCGCCGCGGCATTGGGACGAATTTGATCGAGGCTGCTTCTGCCGTGATTGGCAAGGCGGGTTGCACGCGGATGGAGGCGATCAGCGATATCGAGATCAGAAACGCCCATGGTTTCTTCCGGGCCCTGAAGTTCGAGCAGACCAGCTATCGTTTTGCAAAGCCGCTCGATAGGGACAGCTAA
- a CDS encoding KTSC domain-containing protein, which yields MIDHVAFDDDAGVLSVSFRQTGKYVYYGVPAAIFEAFCKATSAGAFFNDQIKGHFQCRRDPERRRFGPNA from the coding sequence ATGATCGACCATGTCGCCTTCGATGACGATGCGGGTGTCTTGAGCGTTTCGTTCCGGCAGACGGGCAAATATGTCTATTATGGTGTGCCTGCCGCGATCTTCGAGGCTTTCTGCAAGGCGACTTCTGCAGGCGCCTTCTTCAACGACCAGATCAAAGGACATTTCCAGTGCCGCCGCGATCCGGAACGACGGCGATTCGGGCCAAACGCCTAA
- the ku gene encoding non-homologous end joining protein Ku, with translation MAARPYWRGQIRLALVSIPVEIYSATKSGATIAFNQIHEPSGKRIKYEKVVPGIGPVDVEDIVKGFEYAKGEYVLLDEKEIEGVKLESKKTLELTQFVDSHEIDAIYFEKPYYVVPADDLAEEAFIVLREALRRSHKIGLGQLAMRGREYVVSIKACGRGLVMETLRYADEVNKAASYFREIGDADPDEELLDLATTLIDKKTGKFDASEFHDRYVDALKDLIERKKKGKTLNIGDDSDAGSDPRGSNVVDLMAALKKSIGPASGGGATKATAKKPAAKAAAKSGKKPAEKAPARAPTKKRA, from the coding sequence ATGGCAGCACGACCCTATTGGCGAGGCCAGATCCGGCTCGCGCTGGTTTCGATCCCGGTCGAGATTTATTCGGCTACCAAGAGCGGGGCGACGATTGCCTTCAACCAGATCCACGAGCCTTCGGGCAAGCGCATCAAATATGAAAAGGTGGTGCCCGGCATCGGCCCGGTCGACGTCGAGGACATCGTCAAGGGCTTCGAATATGCCAAGGGCGAATATGTCCTCCTCGACGAGAAAGAGATCGAAGGCGTGAAGCTCGAGAGCAAGAAGACGCTCGAGCTTACCCAGTTCGTCGATAGCCATGAAATCGACGCCATCTATTTCGAGAAGCCATACTATGTCGTGCCCGCCGACGATCTGGCCGAAGAAGCCTTCATCGTCCTGCGTGAAGCGCTTCGCCGCAGTCACAAGATTGGCCTTGGACAACTGGCCATGCGCGGCCGAGAATATGTGGTCAGCATAAAAGCCTGTGGCCGTGGCCTGGTCATGGAAACGCTGCGCTATGCCGATGAGGTCAACAAGGCTGCGAGCTATTTCCGGGAGATTGGCGACGCTGATCCCGATGAGGAACTGCTCGATCTCGCCACCACATTGATCGACAAGAAGACCGGTAAGTTCGATGCGAGCGAGTTCCACGACCGTTATGTCGATGCGCTCAAGGATCTCATCGAACGCAAAAAGAAAGGCAAGACGCTCAACATCGGTGACGATAGCGATGCCGGCTCCGATCCGCGCGGTAGCAACGTCGTCGACCTGATGGCGGCCCTTAAGAAATCGATTGGCCCGGCAAGCGGTGGTGGTGCAACCAAGGCGACGGCCAAGAAGCCGGCAGCCAAAGCCGCTGCGAAGTCTGGGAAGAAGCCAGCGGAAAAAGCGCCTGCCAGGGCACCCACAAAAAAGCGGGCCTGA
- a CDS encoding DUF3606 domain-containing protein, protein MADDKTLRSPADSSRIAMGEDYEVAYWTDKFGVDRAALQKAVDAVGNSASAVEAHLKS, encoded by the coding sequence ATGGCCGACGACAAGACATTGCGCTCACCTGCAGACAGTTCGCGGATTGCGATGGGCGAGGATTATGAGGTCGCATACTGGACCGACAAATTCGGGGTCGACCGCGCGGCCCTTCAAAAGGCGGTCGATGCAGTCGGCAACAGCGCTTCCGCTGTCGAAGCTCATCTGAAAAGCTGA
- a CDS encoding ATP-dependent DNA ligase translates to MPKWNGFRAIASRSGCTIEIMSKSGKSLARYFPEIVTVLAAKYERDFVLDGELIFFIGEILSFDALQSRLHPAASRIARLSVETSAKRMLFDCLAVGGRDLVDALLEKRRAAIERFHAAEVNSTSLLAPATTDERLASVTPSLKRGLEPQAASIISITCGS, encoded by the coding sequence ATGCCCAAATGGAACGGCTTCCGGGCGATCGCTTCGCGCTCGGGCTGTACCATCGAGATTATGTCGAAGTCGGGTAAAAGCCTCGCCCGCTACTTCCCAGAGATCGTGACCGTGCTGGCGGCAAAGTATGAACGTGACTTCGTCTTGGATGGAGAACTCATCTTCTTCATCGGCGAGATATTGTCCTTCGACGCGCTGCAGTCCCGACTTCATCCCGCGGCGAGCCGCATCGCTCGACTGTCCGTCGAGACGTCGGCCAAACGGATGTTGTTCGACTGTCTGGCAGTGGGCGGCAGAGATCTGGTAGATGCGCTGCTCGAGAAACGGCGTGCGGCGATCGAGCGCTTCCATGCTGCCGAGGTCAATTCGACTTCGCTGCTCGCGCCTGCGACAACGGATGAACGTCTGGCGTCGGTCACTCCGTCACTAAAGCGCGGATTGGAACCCCAGGCCGCTTCGATCATCTCAATCACTTGTGGATCATAA